The genome window GTCCGTCTGGCCATTTTCCCGTAAGCCAGTCGTCGGATTGGTTTGACCAAAGTTCTGGTTTACCCGGAAATTCACCCCGCCTCGCACATACTGACCGACCTGGCGGCTATACTGCACCGACGAGCCCGCTACGTTCGACATGTAACGCTGCGCACTATAGGCATTAAGCTGGTTATAGCTATTGCTGGTTACGTTGACGTTGGCCGAGAAAGACGACCGACCGCCCCGATTCTGGGGCGCATGTGACCAGATGATACTAAAATCATTCCGTGGCCCCTGCGTGGTGTCTACAATATTGGATGTTCGGTTACGGGCGAAACGAAGCGCAAAGTTTCCTCCGTAGCGGTAGCGTTTGAGGTATTGCGATTCCACTCCCGCGCCCCAGCTACCATTGCCGTAAATCGACCCTTTGAACTGCATGCTGATATACTGGTTCATCGCCCAGTAGTACCCGCCATCACGCAAAAAGAAACCTCGTCCATTGGGTTCTTCTCCATATTGCGGAAAAATCAGGCCCGATGTTCCAATTTCCCGTTGCTTCGGAATCGGAAAAAAGCCGAAAGGAAGTCCCAGCGGCAGCGGAATCTGGTTGATAGCCAGATAAAAAGGCCCGGCTATAATCTGTCGGTTATGAACAACCTTAATTTTGGTGGCCGCAATGTGAAAGTGCGGTATCGCCAGATTACAGGTTGTATAGATCGGTGTTTCGCCGTTTCCTTTGCCAATGTACACGTTGTCGTCGGCGTCTTTCTTCACCCGTGGCCCCCGAATATTGCCTTCGCCCTGCGTAGTTACAACGCTCTGGATAATACCCTTCCGCGACTTGAAATTGTAGCGAATTTGTTTGGTATCGTACTGCTCGGCACCGTCCTTAAAAATCGGCAAACCAACCCATTTTTTAGACGTTGAGTCATAGCGTCCCTGCGCGAACACCTCGTTCGTTGCATAATTTAATCGGATATAAGCTGCTTTTAACGAAATATCGCCGTAGGTTACCTCCGCATCACCAAACAGTTCGTAAATTCGACCAGTAGCGTCGAAAAACGAGGAGTCTTTCGATGTCGCGGTTATGGTCGTTTTGAAAGCCTGGTCAACTTGCGTAGTATCGTTGACCACCGTATCACCCGCCGCAACGGCATCTGGTCTGGCTCCCGGCGCGATGGTTTGGGAGGCAGGCCGCGTAACGGTTGGTTGGGTTACATTTCCCGACCCAGTCGGGCGGTTCGTAGGGGTAGGCAAACGCCGGGGTAAGGAAGGAGTTTGCTGGGCTAGAACCAATAAAGAAAAAAACGTCAGCCACGCGCTGAACGCTGTCCGTATAATAAAGTATATGTTTTTCAGTTTTATCAAAAAAATTACATTTGCTAATTGATGCGGCCAGCTAACCCCGGAGGGTCTACCCGATTTACAAAGTTAGTAGCTAACTGTTATCTCAACACTGTCTTGAAACGTATTGCGCTGTTAAAAATTATTAAATCAAGTAGCCAGGCTTTTGGAGCGTCTGTGCTGATGGCTGTTTTTGTCATTCCCTTTTTCAGTTTTGTCTTCCTGCCTAGCCTTACTTTACAGGTTAAGCAGCTTCCTCAGCAACCGCACATTCAGCCACAAGGCGTTGAAGAAGAGCCTTTTGTGAGCGAACCTGTGGAAGCTCCGGGTCGGTTGAGAACCGTAGTTCTCGATGCAGGACACGGCGGAAAAGATCCCGGCTGTTTGGGCCGGATTTCTCGGGAATCGCGCATCGTTTTGAAACTCGCATTGGCAGTCGGTCGAAAAATAAAAGCAGAAATGCCTGGCGTTCGGGTGATCTACACCCGAACAACGGACAAATTTATTGAATTGGGCGACCGTCCGGCTATTGCCAACCGCAATAAAGCCGATTTATTTATTTCCATCCATTGCAATGCGAGTCCGCGCTCCAGCCAGGTATATGGAACAGAAACCTACACAATGGGGTTGCATAAAACAGATGGGAACCTGGACGTTGCCAAGCGTGAGAACGCTGTTATCCTGAAAGAAGATAACTATCAGGAAAAATACAAAGGCTTTGACCCTAACTCTCCTCTGGCACATATTATGCTAGCCAATTATCAGCACGCTTTCATGAGCAGTAGTATCAACTTTGCGCAAAAAGTAGAATACTGCTTCCGGAAACATGCTGAGCGAACCAGTAGAGGCGTAAAACAGGCTGGTTTTATTGTACTTTGGCGCACCACGATGCCCAGCGTACTGATCGAAACCGGCTACCTGACGAATCCAACTGAAGAACGTTATCTGGCTTCGGCAGAAGGCCAGGACGAAATCTCTGACTCTATTGTTAGGGCTTTTAAAGCTTACAAACAGGAAGTCGATGCAGCTGAGTGATCAGAGAGTTTTCTAACTTCGCGGCCAGTTCTAGTGTTGACTGATTATCAGTCTGCTCAATCACCGATTTGCACACGCATGAAAATTTCTAAAGAAGCAAAAGTAGGTATCCTGGCTGTCGTCTCTATGACGATTCTCTACTTTGGATTTAATTACCTGAAAGGTTCTGAGGTCTTCTCCCGCTCCAACAAGTTTTATGTAATTTATGACAATATCGACGGCCTTGCCCCTTCTAACTCTATTTTATTGAATGGATTAGCCATTGGCCGTGTGGAGCGAATTGACATTCTACAGACGCAAAACAACAAATTGCTGGTAACCCTGGACGTCAACGAAGAAATCATTATACGGCAGGGAACCAGAGCTGTTCTGGCTGATTCGGGTCCTTTGGGTGGCAAGCTGGTTCGCCTGGAATTGAACATGGCCGGACAGCCACTGGATAGTGGAGATACGCTGGTAGGTGGCCGAGAAAAAGGAATCTCAGCCCAGGTACAGGAAAAGTTACCGCCCGTACTGGCCAAATTTGACTCCCTGATGATTGGCCTTAACGGCATTGTAAAAGGCTTTGCCCAAACCGAAGCAATTCTGAACAGAACCCTGGCCTCGGCTGATCTGGCAACCGGAACACTGAACTCAACCCTGGTTGAAAACCGTCAGAGCCTTCGGGAAATGCTAGGCAACGTTAACCGCCTGACGGCAAGCCTTGTTCAAACCGAGAAAGAGCTAAAACCCATTTTGGCCAAAGCCAGTACATTTACGGATTCGCTCAATGCCCTGCACCTGAGTCAAACGCTTGAGAGCACCAACCAGACAATCCGGGCACTGCAACAAATGCTGGCCGACATTAACCGTGGCCAGGGAACGTTGGGAAAACTGAAAAGCGACGAGAAACTGTACGCCAACATGACCAGTACCACCGCCAGCCTGGATAAGCTCCTGACCGACCTGCGGGAAAATCCAAAGCGTTATGTCCACTTCTCCATCTTTGGCGCGAAGGACAAGAAAAAGAAAGACGGAACGACCCAGACAGTCCCTGTGCCTGGCTCTGTTACAACACCAGGAGATACTACCCAAGCGCCTGTTGATCAGGAATAATTATCTTTTGGTAGCTAATTACTGCTTTACACAAAACCTCGGTTTGATAGCCGAGGTTTTATTTTTTCGCTATCTTGTCATATTTCGCTAGTCCACATCAACAAAACCCAATCGTGATGCTTTCAACTGAAATACCCATGCAACCTTTACTGGATGAACTTCGTCAACGCGCCGAACAAACCTTTCTGGGCGGTGGCCAGAAGCGCCTAGACGATCAGCATAAAAAAGGAAAACTTACCGCCCGCGAGCGCATTGCTTACTTAACGGATGAAGGTGCGCCTTTCATCGAAATCGGCTTATTCGTTGGCGAAGGCATGTATACCGAACACGGCGGTTGCCCGTCGGGTGGCGTTGTGGTAGGAATTGGTTACGTATCCGGTCGGCAATGCCTCATTGTAGCCAACGATGCGACAGTGAAAGCTGGAGCCTGGTTTCCTATTACGGCCAAGAAAAACCTCCGGGCGCAGGAAATCGCCATGGAAAACCGCCTACCAATCATTTATCTGGTCGATAGTGCCGGTGTTTATCTTCCTCTACAAAACGAGGTTTTTGCCGATAAAGAACACTTTGGGCGTATTTTTCGAAACAATGCGCAGATGTCGTCGATGGGCATTGTTCAGGTGGCGGCCATCATGGGAAGTTGCGTGGCGGGGGGCGCTTACCTACCCATCATGTCCGACGAAGCCCTGATTGTCGAAGGAACAGGTTCTATTTTTCTGGCGGGGCCTTACCTGGTTAAAGCGTCCATTGGCGAAGACGTAGACGCTGAAACGCTCGGGGGGGCCAGCACCCACTGTGAAATTTCGGGTGTTACCGATAATAAATACCCGGATGACAAAAGTTGTCTGGATGCCATTCGGAAGATTTTCAGTAAGATTGGCCAGCCCGAAAAGGCAGGATTCGACCGTGTCGAAGCCGCTTCACCGGCAAAAGATCCGCAGGAAATCTACCAGATACTTCCCATCGATCGGGTGAAACCCTACGACATGCGGGAAATCATTGCTCGCCTCGTGGATAATTCTGAATTCGAGGAATACAAAGAACTCTACGGCCAGACCATTCTTTGCGGCCACGCTCGCATCGACGGCTGGGCGGTCGGCATTGTTGCTAACCAGCGCAAAGTGGTCAAATCGAAGGGCCGTACGGGCAGCAATGGCCAATCCTTACCGGGCGAAATGCAGATGGGTGGCGTTATTTATTCGGATTCTGCCGATAAAGCGGCCCGTTTTATCATGAATTGCAACCAGAAGAAAATACCGCTTCTTTTTTTGCAAGATGTAACGGGTTTTATGGTAGGTAGCCGGTCAGAACAAGGGGGCATTATTAAAGACGGTGCAAAGATGGTCAACGCGATGGCCAACTCAGTCGTTCCGAAATTTACGGTTGTTGTCGGCAATTCGTACGGAGCCGGGAATTACGCCATGTGCGGCAAAGCCTACGACCCCCGGTTGATTGTTGCCTGGCCGACGGCGCAGATGGCCGTCATGAGCGGCGCTTCGGCGGCCAAAACGCTGTTGCAGATTCAGGTTGCTTCATTGAAGGCCAAAGGACAAACCATCACGCCCGAAGATGAGCAGGCGCTTTTACAACGCATTACCAACCAGTATAACCAACAATTATCGCCTTATTATGCCGCCGCCAACCTTTGGGTCGATGCCATCATTGATCCGCTGGAGACCCGCCGCTGGATTTCGATGGGAATTGAAGCGGCCAATCAGGCTCCTATCACGAAGCCTTTCAACGTGGGTGTTATTCAGACGTAGGGTAGAAATTCTGCTCCCGTTAGGGATAACGGGAGCAGGCAATTTATTTGTTGGTCTGCGACGTAAACGTGCTTTCAAAAATCTTATCGGCATTTCCCGCTTCGAAGCCGTCGCGCCGGTGCTCCCGCCGAATCTCGCTGGCAGGTAGGTGCTGAAACTGGGGCAGAACGCGCCGCTCGGCAAATTCTACGTATGAACCGGCAATGCGCTGCTTCTCTCCTTCCGCAAAATCAGCCTCAATCATCTGGGCAACCGTCGACGCCTGCAACAACGCTTCATCCGGGCTGATCTTTATTTTTCCGCCGGCATCGTTCAGCTTGAAGCCCCGCTTTTCCAGAAAAGCCACAAAATCCTGGATGGTATTGTAGCCTTTTTTGAGATTATGAACACTAATAGTAAAATGGTTCAGGTAATATCGGTTGTAGATTACCCAGGCGGCATATTCACTTTCTTTCAGCAAAGTCAGGTACTCCTCGCGGGTCGGCGTGTCCCAGAGCGGCTCGTGCAAAAACGCGTCTACGGCTTTGGCGTCATCCAGATCCAGCGCATCAACGGGATCAAAAACAATGTTGTCGGTGTATTTATAAATAATGTGCTGCGCCTCATCGGATAACTCCCGAACGCGTAGTTCACTCACAAAAATGCGGGGATATTTCGGCTCCGGTG of Tellurirhabdus bombi contains these proteins:
- a CDS encoding N-acetylmuramoyl-L-alanine amidase family protein, yielding MKRIALLKIIKSSSQAFGASVLMAVFVIPFFSFVFLPSLTLQVKQLPQQPHIQPQGVEEEPFVSEPVEAPGRLRTVVLDAGHGGKDPGCLGRISRESRIVLKLALAVGRKIKAEMPGVRVIYTRTTDKFIELGDRPAIANRNKADLFISIHCNASPRSSQVYGTETYTMGLHKTDGNLDVAKRENAVILKEDNYQEKYKGFDPNSPLAHIMLANYQHAFMSSSINFAQKVEYCFRKHAERTSRGVKQAGFIVLWRTTMPSVLIETGYLTNPTEERYLASAEGQDEISDSIVRAFKAYKQEVDAAE
- a CDS encoding MlaD family protein → MKISKEAKVGILAVVSMTILYFGFNYLKGSEVFSRSNKFYVIYDNIDGLAPSNSILLNGLAIGRVERIDILQTQNNKLLVTLDVNEEIIIRQGTRAVLADSGPLGGKLVRLELNMAGQPLDSGDTLVGGREKGISAQVQEKLPPVLAKFDSLMIGLNGIVKGFAQTEAILNRTLASADLATGTLNSTLVENRQSLREMLGNVNRLTASLVQTEKELKPILAKASTFTDSLNALHLSQTLESTNQTIRALQQMLADINRGQGTLGKLKSDEKLYANMTSTTASLDKLLTDLRENPKRYVHFSIFGAKDKKKKDGTTQTVPVPGSVTTPGDTTQAPVDQE
- a CDS encoding acyl-CoA carboxylase subunit beta encodes the protein MQPLLDELRQRAEQTFLGGGQKRLDDQHKKGKLTARERIAYLTDEGAPFIEIGLFVGEGMYTEHGGCPSGGVVVGIGYVSGRQCLIVANDATVKAGAWFPITAKKNLRAQEIAMENRLPIIYLVDSAGVYLPLQNEVFADKEHFGRIFRNNAQMSSMGIVQVAAIMGSCVAGGAYLPIMSDEALIVEGTGSIFLAGPYLVKASIGEDVDAETLGGASTHCEISGVTDNKYPDDKSCLDAIRKIFSKIGQPEKAGFDRVEAASPAKDPQEIYQILPIDRVKPYDMREIIARLVDNSEFEEYKELYGQTILCGHARIDGWAVGIVANQRKVVKSKGRTGSNGQSLPGEMQMGGVIYSDSADKAARFIMNCNQKKIPLLFLQDVTGFMVGSRSEQGGIIKDGAKMVNAMANSVVPKFTVVVGNSYGAGNYAMCGKAYDPRLIVAWPTAQMAVMSGASAAKTLLQIQVASLKAKGQTITPEDEQALLQRITNQYNQQLSPYYAAANLWVDAIIDPLETRRWISMGIEAANQAPITKPFNVGVIQT
- a CDS encoding DUF1338 domain-containing protein, whose protein sequence is MSSTTDKPAHLLKTLDGVLDGLMSRYRELVPAVSGIIDALLDEGVIKNVEDIENDHIAFRTMGVPSLGIKSFEKIFLHYGYQKQDHYDFSEKKLNAYWYSPPEPKYPRIFVSELRVRELSDEAQHIIYKYTDNIVFDPVDALDLDDAKAVDAFLHEPLWDTPTREEYLTLLKESEYAAWVIYNRYYLNHFTISVHNLKKGYNTIQDFVAFLEKRGFKLNDAGGKIKISPDEALLQASTVAQMIEADFAEGEKQRIAGSYVEFAERRVLPQFQHLPASEIRREHRRDGFEAGNADKIFESTFTSQTNK